GCGAAGAGCGTGAGCAGGGTGAACATCCTGAGGTAATGACGCATGGTTGTGTCTCCTTTGCTGAGTAGTTCAAAAAGGGATCTGCAGTTGCCAATTGCTTGTCCGGAACCATTGGCCGACGATGATAAAGGCGATCTGGCTCAGCAGGATGGCGAGAAAGACGAGGTTGAGCCATCGTCGCTCCCTAGCGAACCAGCGCCCTCCTGCGGCGCGACTGCGGTCGAATTGCGGCGCCAGCAGCAGAAAGAGGGCGATCAGCGTCGGTGCAGCCACTCCGCCAAGAAAAGCGGAGTGGCTGACCATCTCCTGGACGCCGACGAAATACCAAGGTGCCCGGGCCGGATTGGGAGGGTGCAGGGGATCGGCTCGCTCATAGATCGGGGCGTCGATGCAAAGCGACAGCGCCAGAAGGATGGCCAAAGTGAGCAGGGCTACCGCGCCCTCGGCCCGGTAGAGCCAGGGAGCCGCCGGCAACTTATCGTCCGGCTCCCCGGCGGCAGCGGCCAGGCCGCCGTCCTTTCGGATGCACCACAGGTGCAGAGAGCCGAGAACCAGGAAGGCAAGGGGGATCGCGCCTGCGTGCAGGGCGAAGGCGCGCGGCAAAGTGTCAGGACCGATCTCTTCGCCGCCGAGGAGGAAGGTTTGCAGCGCATGGCCGATGACCGGGTAATAGCCGACCAGGCTGGCGCCGACCTTGATCGCCCAGTAGGAGATCTGATCCCAGGGCAGCAGGTAGCCGGTGAAGTTGGCGGCAAGGATGAGCAGTAGCAGCACCAAGCCGTATAACCAATTCAAACCCCGCCGCCGGTAACTCCCCGTAAGAAAGACCCGGGCGAGGTGCAGTACGGCCAAGATCACCAATGCGTTGGCTGCCAGGAAGTGCAGGTTGCGCACCAGGGCGCCGAAATGCAAGGTGGTAGTGATATGCAGGATGCGCTCGTACGCCTCCTGCTGCTCCGGCACGTAGTAGAGAAAGAGGGTCAGGCCGGTGACCAGAAGAACGCCAAGGCAGGTCAGGGCGGCGATGCCGAGCCCCAGGGTGGTCAGGGGATGCAGCGCCCGGCGGCTGACCGTGGGAGCATGCAGGTGATCGAAGAAATTCCGCTTCGTCCGTACCATCCTCAGCTCCTCCCCTGTTCAGCAGCCAAGTCGAGCCAGTCGGGTTCCGGCCGCTTGCCGGCTGTGTGAATCCAGAGCCGTCCCTCACGGGCGCGAACGGCATGCCAGGGCAGGGGGCGGCTGGCCGGTCCGGACCAGACCTCGCCCGTCGGTCCGAACTGGCTGCCGTGACAGGGGCAGAAAAATCCTTGGTCGACGGCATTGAGCAGACAGCCTAGATGAGTGCACTCCAGGCTGAGGACCGCGAGCCGACTCCCCCGGCGAATGACGGCCACCTTCTTTTCCGGGAAAGGGGCGGCGCCGTCGGCCGGCAGCAGATCGAGGGGGGCGAGGTCCGTCCAGTGGGCGGCGGAGAAACGACCTGCGGCCAGCCAGACGTCGAGCAGGATGCCGCCCAGGGCAGCCAGGGTGGTCCCGACCGTCCCGTAAAGAAAGAGGCGGCGGAGCCATTCGCGGCGGTTCATCGTCGCACGATCGGTCATTCCATTCCCCCCGAGAATGTGCGCACCTTTTCCACCATTGCCCACAACTCCTCGCTCTTCAGTGCTTGGCGGAAAACCGGCATGGCCGTGCCGGGGATGCCGTCGGCGATGGCCCGGGCAATCCGATCGTCGGCGAGTGCAGCAAAGTAGGGGCGGTTGGTCAGGTTGCGCGGCCGCGGCAGATGCTGCAGGTGCTCGGGCCCGGTGCCGGTGCCGGCGATGCCGTGGCAGCGCAGGCAGAGTTTGTCGTAAATCATGTCGGCCTTCGCCGCCGGTTGCGTCGCAGACGCCCGGGCGGGCAATGGCTGCAGTTCGGCCTTGTCGTGGCGCGCCACGTCGATGAATGCGCTGAAAAGTAGGTCGAGAAGACGTTCCCGGCTCTCCGGCTCCAGCAATCGGCCGTAAGGGGGCATGGATGTGCCGGGGATGCCCTTCTCGATGTTTCTGGCGAGGCGGTCGTCGTCGAGGCGGCGGAAAAACTCGGAGTTTTCCTTGAAGGCCCGGGGAAAGCCGGCGAGGTTGGGCTGGATGGGCCCGTG
The nucleotide sequence above comes from Desulfuromonadales bacterium. Encoded proteins:
- a CDS encoding cytochrome b N-terminal domain-containing protein, whose amino-acid sequence is MVRTKRNFFDHLHAPTVSRRALHPLTTLGLGIAALTCLGVLLVTGLTLFLYYVPEQQEAYERILHITTTLHFGALVRNLHFLAANALVILAVLHLARVFLTGSYRRRGLNWLYGLVLLLLILAANFTGYLLPWDQISYWAIKVGASLVGYYPVIGHALQTFLLGGEEIGPDTLPRAFALHAGAIPLAFLVLGSLHLWCIRKDGGLAAAAGEPDDKLPAAPWLYRAEGAVALLTLAILLALSLCIDAPIYERADPLHPPNPARAPWYFVGVQEMVSHSAFLGGVAAPTLIALFLLLAPQFDRSRAAGGRWFARERRWLNLVFLAILLSQIAFIIVGQWFRTSNWQLQIPF
- a CDS encoding Rieske (2Fe-2S) protein; translation: MTDRATMNRREWLRRLFLYGTVGTTLAALGGILLDVWLAAGRFSAAHWTDLAPLDLLPADGAAPFPEKKVAVIRRGSRLAVLSLECTHLGCLLNAVDQGFFCPCHGSQFGPTGEVWSGPASRPLPWHAVRAREGRLWIHTAGKRPEPDWLDLAAEQGRS